A window of Zingiber officinale cultivar Zhangliang chromosome 5A, Zo_v1.1, whole genome shotgun sequence contains these coding sequences:
- the LOC121983080 gene encoding methylesterase 17-like — MSRPEHFVLVHGVGHGAWCWFKVRCHLESAGHKVSCLDMLGHSDPNSILCIQHYDAPLLDFMSHLNEDEKVVLVGHSAGGLSLTHAMHAFKSKIKLAIFVAATMLPWGYHTEEDIKDGVPNLSRFGDVYELTFNSGPDNPPTSVALRKEFQRSILYQLSPVEAINQKHTFY; from the exons ATGAGCAGGCCGGAGCACTTTGTGCTGGTGCATGGGGTTGGCCACGGAGCATGGTGCTGGTTTAAGGTCCGGTGCCACCTCGAGAGTGCTGGCCACAAGGTCTCCTGCCTCGACATGCTCGGCCACTCTGACCCCAACTCCATCCTCTGCATCCAACACTACGACGCCCCTCTCCTTGATTTCATGTCGCACTTGAACGAAGACGAGAAG GTGGTTTTGGTGGGTCACAGTGCAGGAGGGCTAAGCTTAACCCATGCAATGCATGCCTTCAAAAGTAAAATCAAGCTAGCAATCTTTGTCGCTGCCACTATGCTTCCATGGGGATATCACACTGAAGAAGACATCAAAGAT GGAGTTCCAAACTTGTCGAGGTTTGGAGATGTTTACGAACTCACTTTCAACTCGGGGCCTGACAATCCTCCCACGAGCGTGGCATTACGAAAGGAATTCCAGAGGAGCATTCTGTATCAGTTGAGCCCCGTCGAGGCAATTAATCAGAAACACACTTTTTATTGA